One window of Papaver somniferum cultivar HN1 chromosome 9, ASM357369v1, whole genome shotgun sequence genomic DNA carries:
- the LOC113312710 gene encoding uncharacterized protein LOC113312710: MVWVQFPGLSLEYWDEKTLFTIGRAIGNPIKVDAATLQYQSSFYAKVLIEIDLAKTIPNKLWIITRYGAFSQGVTLTNLPKFCTKCKIVGHLTTECRLSKPVSQSSMDQNPTLSHQQEHKDNGPANNHIPATVTPTLNINEKNQGNVPHNAVSKNPSSSGSKSPTSNNTNISRLSGSNSSASKNLEETNVETPFMEVLGGASSTSNPSVNNYLIQINSNQFEALQDNDTDYSSSEDGEIKEVSTSNLLEFGTISQHVTILKNDSANIQCASDSIIVTKNAATMKKKPPANPPFK, encoded by the coding sequence ATGGTTTGGGTTCAATTCCCTGGATTAAGTCTTGAATATTGGGATGAAAAAACTCTTTTCACCATTGGAAGAGCAATTGGTAATCCTATTAAGGTTGATGCAGCAACACTCCAATATCAGAGTAGTTTTTATGCTAAAGTtcttattgaaattgatttagcaAAAACTATTCCTAACAAGTTATGGATTATCACCAGATATGGAGCTTTCTCTCAAGGGGTTACTTTAACTAATCTACCAAAATTCTGTACTAAATGTAAGATTGTTGGACATCTTACTACTGAATGTAGACTAAGCAAACCTGTTTCGCAAAGCTCTATGGATCAGAATCCTACACTTTCACATCAGCAAGAGCATAAGGATAATGGTCCTGCTAATAATCATATCCCAGCAACTGTCACTCCAACTTTAAATATCAATGAGAAGAATCAAGGTAATGTGCCACACAATGCAGTTTCAAAGAATCCTAGTTCATCTGGTAGTAAATCTCCTACATCAAATAATACAAATATTTCAAGACTATCTGGAAGTAACTCTTCTGCATCAAAAAATTTAGAAGAAACAAATGTTGAAACTCCATTTATGGAGGTGTTAGGAGGTGCTTCTTCTACAAGTAATCCTTCTGTGAATAATTATTTAATTCAAATCAATAGCAATCAGTTTGAGGCACTACAAGATAATGACACTGATTACTCTAGTTCTGAGGATGGAGAGATAAAGGAGGTTAGCACTTCAAATTTATTAGAATTTGGCACTATTTCACAACATGTGACCATTCTTAAAAATGATTCTGCAAATATCCAATGTGCCTCTGATTCTATTATTGTTACTAAAAATGCTGCAACTATGAAGAAGAAACCTCCTGCAAATCCCCCTTTTAAATGA